The Alphaproteobacteria bacterium 33-17 sequence ATTTTGCTCATAAATTGTTGACATACCAAGCTTTTTGGCAATCATACCAGTTCTAACTCTCTGGTTAGATTCAAGTAATTTTAACGCTCTCATTATGCAGCCTCAACTAATTTAATTTGAACTTCAACACCTGCTGGAAGCTCTAATTTCATCAGCGCTTCGATAGTATGCTGTGTTGGGTAAATAACTAGAAGTCTTTTGTGAGTTCTAACTTCAAATTGCTCTCTTGATTCTTTATCAATATGAGGAGAACGGTTTACTGTAAACTTCTCAATTTTTGTTGGAAGTGGAATTGGACCACAAATATCCGCACCTGTTTTTTGAACATTAAAACGAATATCTGAAGCTGCCTGGTCAACAGCCTTACTGTCAAACCCTAGCAATGTGATATTAATTTTTTGGTTGTTTATCATTTTTTTCTCTTTGATATTAAAATTTTACCGCTGATACACGTATTTGATATCAGCGGTAGTTTGTTAATATTCGCACTTATTGTACGATTTTTGCCACTACACCGGCACCTACAGTTCTACCGCCTTCACGG is a genomic window containing:
- a CDS encoding 30S ribosomal protein S10, with product MNNQKINITLLGFDSKAVDQAASDIRFNVQKTGADICGPIPLPTKIEKFTVNRSPHIDKESREQFEVRTHKRLLVIYPTQHTIEALMKLELPAGVEVQIKLVEAA